The Silvanigrella paludirubra genome includes a window with the following:
- a CDS encoding chemotaxis protein CheW gives MENVDLKILWIEDEPDFLEIAKNIIIKTGYIPLVAQSPEEGIKLFKEEINNIVLVLCDYMMPIMNGFEVRKATLPFGESVPFGIVSAYVTKQMALDALGLKICGFFDKPFHIENMIEIIKKESENRASFLKESKILEGIFIEEATSILDDIEPALLSLENDRTNLEILKTISRGAHTLKGSSGCLTNNIITKYVHKYEDLVSALQKNTLNLTDDIYDILFKGFDRIKELINSISNKKLNTYNIDLLLPEVTIDLNKNKVDKQENNNKENNKNNDHQVQKLKDNIAVPIYMLDELSGFSGEITVIRNMVNKIIRTLEQKYNDNKDIQNLGELFDEMNKINSTIQNRITDLCKVPLSSVFKPIPRIIRDLSKELGKNIFLKIEGENLRVANSLVVVCSNSLIHLVRNSADHGIELPEDRIKLSKPEMGTIHINCIEDNNDVVISIKDDGKGLDLEKIRQKAIEKELYTDKQLSLMSEQQTYEIIFASGFSTAAKLTDVSGRGVGMDMVKSSVEAVGGKIEINSKLGEGTTFKLKLPKPKSVLIINSLLVQCLDRCFAVPQDSIVSVLSLEKEKYSQMVKSLSFGEVLQYGNHLYPLLELKKVLKLANTSLNEEKNVFDILILQTDHFTYALQVDGILDSEEIVLKRLNPCFNYKGIYSGATFMGDGSIGLILDVKNIALASGIKLENIKAEMSKIKSNQNLVKENNSLINYLLFKIESKSTYGIPLKNVFRLEEIDKSKIQYSGANKVITYRDGIMPIYSMENILNLSKKSDLIDDSKDQLSVIVLENIEGYMGFEVPKIIDIVLGDNEIKKEVRDRVGVLGNAFIQDHTVTILDMPSVLMKTNNLNN, from the coding sequence GTATTATGTGATTATATGATGCCAATTATGAATGGTTTTGAGGTAAGAAAAGCTACCTTACCTTTTGGGGAATCCGTCCCTTTTGGAATCGTATCAGCCTATGTAACAAAACAAATGGCACTAGATGCATTGGGCTTAAAAATTTGTGGTTTTTTTGATAAGCCTTTTCATATTGAAAACATGATTGAAATTATTAAAAAAGAATCAGAAAATAGAGCATCTTTTTTAAAGGAAAGCAAAATATTAGAAGGTATTTTTATAGAAGAGGCAACTTCTATCTTAGATGATATTGAGCCTGCTTTATTATCATTAGAAAATGATCGCACAAATTTAGAAATTTTAAAAACAATATCAAGAGGGGCTCATACCTTAAAAGGCTCGAGTGGTTGTTTAACAAATAATATAATAACAAAATATGTTCACAAGTATGAAGATCTTGTTTCTGCATTGCAAAAAAATACATTAAATTTGACAGATGATATATATGATATTTTATTTAAAGGTTTCGACAGAATTAAAGAGTTGATAAATAGTATTTCAAACAAAAAGTTAAATACATATAATATTGATTTACTTTTACCAGAAGTAACTATTGATTTAAATAAAAATAAAGTTGACAAACAAGAAAACAATAATAAAGAAAATAATAAAAATAATGATCATCAAGTTCAAAAATTAAAGGATAATATAGCTGTACCTATTTATATGTTAGATGAACTTTCTGGTTTTTCTGGTGAAATAACCGTAATTCGTAATATGGTTAATAAAATTATTCGAACACTAGAACAAAAATATAATGATAATAAAGATATTCAAAATCTAGGTGAATTATTTGACGAAATGAATAAAATAAATAGTACCATTCAAAATAGAATTACGGATTTATGTAAAGTTCCTTTATCAAGTGTTTTTAAACCAATTCCAAGAATAATAAGAGATCTTTCCAAAGAATTAGGAAAAAATATTTTTCTTAAAATAGAAGGTGAAAATTTACGAGTTGCGAATAGTTTAGTTGTTGTATGTAGTAATAGTTTAATACATTTAGTTAGAAATAGTGCTGATCACGGAATAGAATTGCCAGAGGATAGAATTAAATTATCAAAACCAGAAATGGGAACAATACATATTAATTGTATTGAAGATAATAATGACGTTGTTATTTCGATAAAAGACGATGGAAAAGGACTAGACTTAGAAAAAATTAGACAAAAAGCGATTGAAAAAGAATTATATACAGATAAACAATTATCACTTATGTCAGAACAACAAACTTATGAAATTATTTTTGCTTCAGGATTTAGCACAGCAGCTAAATTAACCGATGTCTCGGGGCGAGGAGTTGGAATGGATATGGTGAAATCTTCGGTTGAAGCTGTTGGTGGAAAAATTGAAATTAATTCAAAATTAGGAGAAGGAACTACTTTTAAGTTAAAGTTACCAAAACCAAAATCAGTTTTAATTATTAACTCTCTTTTAGTACAATGTTTGGATCGTTGTTTTGCTGTTCCACAAGACTCAATTGTCAGTGTTCTTTCCTTAGAAAAAGAAAAATATAGTCAAATGGTAAAAAGTTTATCTTTTGGTGAAGTTTTACAGTATGGAAATCATCTTTATCCGCTACTTGAATTAAAAAAAGTTTTAAAATTAGCTAATACTTCATTAAATGAAGAAAAAAATGTATTTGATATATTAATTTTACAAACGGATCACTTTACATATGCATTGCAAGTAGATGGTATTTTGGATTCAGAAGAAATTGTTTTAAAAAGATTAAACCCATGTTTTAATTATAAAGGAATTTATTCTGGCGCTACATTTATGGGAGATGGATCAATTGGATTAATTTTAGACGTAAAAAATATTGCGTTGGCATCGGGAATAAAATTAGAAAATATAAAAGCTGAAATGAGTAAGATTAAATCAAATCAAAATTTAGTAAAAGAAAATAATAGTTTAATAAATTATTTATTATTTAAAATAGAATCAAAGTCAACATATGGCATTCCTTTAAAAAATGTTTTTCGTTTAGAGGAAATTGATAAATCTAAAATACAATATTCAGGAGCAAATAAGGTTATTACATACCGTGATGGAATCATGCCTATTTATTCAATGGAAAATATACTAAATTTGTCAAAAAAATCAGATCTAATTGATGATTCAAAAGATCAATTATCTGTCATTGTTTTAGAAAATATTGAAGGATACATGGGTTTTGAAGTTCCAAAAATAATAGATATTGTATTAGGTGATAATGAAATAAAAAAAGAAGTTCGGGATAGAGTTGGCGTTTTAGGAAATGCCTTTATTCAGGATCATACTGTAACAATTTTAGATATGCCTTCTGTTTTAATGAAAACTAATAATTTAAATAATTAA